In Streptomyces sp. NBC_00878, a single window of DNA contains:
- a CDS encoding ATP-binding protein has product MPEAATLTVEDPRPPRKLYRSSDGRWLGGVARGLAGHLGLPVIWVRLVFVGLMLADGLGSLLYAAFWFFVPLGVGGVDVERPPALATETAPDGRRRLVARKPDKGQIVALLALVVVTMVFVGNVNLGSGAKAYLWPAVLVGAGVALVWRQADNARRARWMEVGRRKRTITLLRSAAGVLLVATGVSAIFVLQGSAAHLGSVLQAALAVLVGIALLAGPYLVRMTQDLSEERLMRIRAQERAEVAAHVHDSVLHTLTLIQRNAENANEVRRLARAQERDLRNWLYKPEGTGKDEDDEPGTLAEAVKRNAAEVEDKHGVPIEVVVVGDCPLDDRIGAQMQAAREAMVNAAKYGGEGGAVQVFAEVEGRTVFVSVRDRGPGFDLDSIPGDRMGVRESIIGRMERNGGTARLRAVPDGGTEVELEMERAET; this is encoded by the coding sequence ATGCCGGAAGCCGCAACCCTGACCGTCGAGGACCCGCGGCCGCCGCGCAAGCTCTACCGCAGCAGTGACGGACGCTGGCTCGGAGGGGTGGCGCGGGGGCTCGCGGGCCATCTCGGGCTGCCCGTGATCTGGGTGCGGCTGGTGTTCGTCGGGCTGATGCTGGCGGACGGCCTCGGCTCGTTGCTGTATGCCGCGTTCTGGTTCTTCGTCCCGCTGGGTGTGGGCGGCGTGGATGTCGAGCGGCCCCCGGCCCTCGCCACCGAGACCGCGCCCGACGGCCGCCGCAGACTCGTCGCCCGCAAGCCGGACAAGGGCCAGATCGTCGCGCTGCTCGCCCTGGTCGTCGTGACCATGGTCTTCGTCGGCAATGTGAACCTGGGCAGCGGCGCCAAGGCCTACCTCTGGCCCGCCGTCCTCGTCGGCGCGGGCGTGGCCCTGGTCTGGCGCCAGGCGGACAACGCGCGGCGGGCCCGCTGGATGGAGGTCGGCCGCCGCAAGCGCACGATCACGCTGCTCCGCTCCGCGGCCGGTGTCCTGCTCGTCGCCACGGGCGTCTCCGCGATCTTCGTCCTCCAGGGCTCCGCGGCACACCTCGGCTCGGTCCTCCAGGCCGCGCTCGCGGTCCTCGTCGGCATAGCGCTGCTCGCCGGCCCGTATCTCGTCCGCATGACCCAGGACCTCTCCGAGGAGCGCCTGATGCGCATCCGCGCCCAGGAGCGGGCGGAGGTCGCCGCCCACGTCCACGACTCGGTGCTGCACACCCTGACCCTGATACAGCGAAACGCGGAGAACGCGAACGAGGTCCGACGCCTCGCCCGCGCCCAGGAGCGCGACCTGCGCAACTGGCTCTACAAGCCCGAGGGCACCGGCAAGGACGAGGACGACGAACCCGGCACGCTCGCGGAGGCGGTGAAGCGCAACGCCGCCGAGGTGGAGGACAAGCACGGCGTCCCCATCGAGGTCGTGGTCGTCGGCGACTGCCCGCTCGACGACCGGATCGGCGCCCAGATGCAGGCCGCGAGGGAAGCCATGGTGAACGCGGCCAAGTACGGTGGCGAGGGCGGCGCGGTGCAGGTCTTCGCCGAGGTCGAGGGAAGGACCGTCTTCGTGTCGGTCCGGGACCGCGGTCCCGGTTTCGACCTGGATTCGATACCCGGCGACCGCATGGGCGTCAGAGAATCGATCATCGGCCGCATGGAGCGCAACGGGGGTACGGCGCGGCTGCGTGCGGTGCCGGACGGCGGCACGGAGGTCGAGCTGGAGATGGAGAGGGCGGAGACATGA
- a CDS encoding trans-aconitate 2-methyltransferase has translation MSHVPTTPAEYWDKYKPFRGEGVQAAPQADRFEWTQFPGHGPGAEFLGEPRRVLELGPAEGKEAAYLAHRGVDVTAVDFSAVQIERARAFWQDTSGLSFIRAEACDFLASTTTVYDAVYSVWGAVWFTDPEELFPRIAKRLAPDGVFAFSQAEPTAHAYGPQQMRGKWLEGRERELTVLRWQYAPETWADILKRHGFTDVEAHVLKAPDPQDMGTLMVRGRIPT, from the coding sequence ATGTCCCACGTGCCCACGACACCGGCCGAATACTGGGACAAGTACAAGCCGTTCCGGGGTGAGGGCGTCCAGGCTGCTCCGCAGGCCGACCGGTTCGAATGGACGCAGTTTCCCGGTCACGGGCCGGGTGCCGAATTCCTGGGGGAACCCCGCAGGGTGCTGGAGCTGGGGCCGGCGGAAGGCAAGGAAGCCGCCTACTTGGCCCATCGGGGGGTCGATGTGACGGCAGTGGACTTTTCCGCGGTCCAGATCGAGCGGGCTCGCGCTTTCTGGCAGGACACTTCTGGACTGTCATTCATCCGCGCCGAAGCGTGCGACTTTCTCGCGTCCACCACCACGGTGTACGACGCCGTCTATTCGGTGTGGGGCGCCGTGTGGTTCACCGATCCCGAGGAGTTGTTCCCGCGCATCGCCAAGCGCCTCGCTCCCGACGGGGTCTTCGCATTCTCCCAGGCCGAGCCGACCGCGCACGCCTACGGTCCTCAGCAGATGCGCGGAAAATGGCTTGAGGGCCGCGAGCGCGAACTGACGGTGTTGCGCTGGCAGTACGCCCCCGAGACGTGGGCGGATATCCTCAAACGGCATGGCTTCACGGACGTCGAGGCGCACGTACTCAAAGCCCCGGACCCCCAAGACATGGGCACGCTCATGGTGCGTGGGCGTATCCCCACGTAG
- a CDS encoding PspC domain-containing protein, translating to MTDHQHAAAGPGPGSGPSGSGAPGAEPQDAVPAADAPAPAGEEPRAPGEPHAPGNPGTTANPGRTANPGGAGEPGVPGEPGVPEVPRKFRRDRRHKMLGGVCAGLGRHCDMDPVIFRIVLAVLSATGGLGLIFYGFAWLFVPNDDEDENEVRKLLTGRVDGQALAGVLFALVGCGVFLSMLSNSGVLTFAATLSLLLAGAGYWSRQRGADDPDPLAAQAVSDAPPEAQAPPVPASFTSWWREPIVKDGTYVGGTGYLWGPKDARDRDIAAAITIAHGGGPGRDIRAQAPKPRGPRWIGGWVFLLALLAGLLGTRVTWDDRTLGASLQTGLACSLVVFGMGIAVSAFRGRTGAGSIFLAIVTAGLLACSAALPQNINTHWVRTDWTPATAAAVREQYDLGTGVGTLDLSRIDLAKGRTVTTNAEVGLGQLKVVVPKDASVRLVIEVGMGDIQLPGDDKKDVDVAPGKHKQLTLTPTDKSKAGGTLDLTLEVGIGQAEVTRATS from the coding sequence ATGACAGATCACCAGCACGCCGCGGCGGGTCCGGGACCCGGCTCCGGCCCGTCCGGGAGTGGAGCCCCGGGGGCGGAGCCGCAGGACGCCGTGCCCGCGGCGGACGCCCCGGCGCCCGCGGGTGAGGAGCCGCGCGCGCCCGGCGAACCACACGCGCCCGGAAATCCGGGCACGACCGCGAATCCGGGCAGGACCGCGAATCCGGGCGGGGCCGGAGAGCCCGGCGTGCCTGGAGAGCCCGGTGTGCCCGAGGTGCCGCGGAAGTTCCGGCGCGACCGGCGGCACAAGATGCTGGGCGGTGTGTGCGCGGGGCTCGGGCGGCACTGCGACATGGACCCGGTGATCTTCCGCATCGTGCTCGCCGTGCTCTCCGCGACCGGCGGCCTCGGCCTCATCTTCTACGGCTTCGCCTGGCTCTTCGTCCCGAACGACGACGAGGACGAGAACGAGGTGCGCAAGCTCCTCACCGGCCGCGTGGACGGCCAGGCGCTGGCGGGCGTGCTGTTCGCCCTGGTCGGCTGCGGTGTGTTCCTCTCCATGCTGAGCAACAGCGGCGTGCTGACCTTCGCGGCGACGCTCTCGCTGCTCCTCGCGGGCGCCGGGTACTGGTCGCGGCAGCGCGGCGCGGACGACCCCGACCCGCTCGCCGCACAGGCCGTCTCCGACGCGCCGCCGGAGGCGCAGGCACCGCCCGTCCCCGCCTCCTTCACCTCATGGTGGCGCGAGCCCATCGTCAAGGACGGCACGTACGTGGGCGGCACGGGCTATCTGTGGGGCCCCAAGGACGCACGGGACCGCGACATCGCGGCGGCGATCACCATCGCGCACGGCGGCGGCCCCGGCAGGGACATACGGGCGCAGGCGCCCAAGCCCCGCGGCCCCCGCTGGATCGGCGGCTGGGTGTTCCTGCTCGCCCTCCTCGCGGGCCTGCTCGGTACGCGCGTGACCTGGGACGACCGCACGCTGGGCGCCAGCCTGCAGACCGGCCTGGCGTGCTCGCTCGTCGTGTTCGGCATGGGCATCGCGGTCAGCGCGTTCCGGGGGCGCACGGGCGCGGGGTCGATCTTCCTCGCGATCGTCACGGCGGGCCTGCTGGCGTGCTCGGCGGCACTGCCGCAGAACATCAACACCCACTGGGTGCGTACGGACTGGACACCCGCCACGGCGGCCGCCGTACGGGAGCAGTACGACCTCGGCACCGGCGTCGGCACGCTCGACCTCAGCCGGATCGACCTCGCCAAGGGCCGGACCGTGACGACGAACGCCGAGGTGGGCCTGGGACAGCTCAAGGTGGTCGTGCCCAAGGACGCGTCGGTGAGGCTGGTGATCGAAGTGGGCATGGGCGACATCCAGTTGCCGGGCGACGACAAGAAGGACGTGGACGTGGCCCCGGGCAAGCACAAGCAGCTGACGCTCACCCCCACGGACAAGAGCAAGGCGGGCGGCACGCTCGACCTCACCCTCGAAGTCGGCATCGGACAGGCGGAGGTCACCCGTGCTACGTCATGA
- a CDS encoding helix-turn-helix domain-containing protein, producing the protein MRTTDPLWSSTKVRALVDHNDPGGLIRMGRIGRGWRQADLGARLGCSASTVSRLEQRGGRTVDLRLLRRAAQEVGVPTNVLGAALGIGTLQATRVASDGPRCVEEDPMRRRTLLAAAGLAAPAPLLVGMDDALAITPTPTGSDVPLDARLSRARTLFDSGKHADLLAALPGLLADAHEAARTRSDLAHARLSACYSLAAQVLIKIGRYDRARLTADRATVYADLSGSPLAAAAAARELSIVLRHQDQAVAAQRLITDAAIKVEATGLTTPAQAAAYAQMLCTTSYTAARAGDRDQAQAMIREASQAARQLHQQVPAGRLFPITPAAVSLYEVGVHWALGDAGAALQAGRALSAEQFHTAERKGRMHTDLGRAWWQWGKPEQTTQELLSALRVSPGEVRDRPAIRKIVTDLSTRHPRVSGVRELAAAIGVRG; encoded by the coding sequence ATGCGCACCACCGACCCGCTGTGGAGTTCCACCAAGGTTCGTGCGCTCGTCGACCACAACGACCCCGGAGGGCTCATCCGCATGGGCCGTATCGGTCGGGGATGGCGGCAGGCCGATCTCGGTGCACGGCTTGGCTGCTCCGCCTCTACAGTCTCCCGATTGGAGCAGCGCGGAGGCCGAACAGTTGACCTGCGCCTCCTACGGCGAGCCGCCCAAGAGGTCGGCGTGCCGACAAACGTCCTGGGTGCGGCACTCGGAATAGGCACACTCCAAGCCACTAGAGTTGCGTCGGACGGTCCACGTTGCGTCGAGGAGGACCCAATGCGCCGCCGCACACTGCTCGCAGCCGCCGGGCTGGCGGCCCCCGCCCCGCTCCTCGTGGGCATGGATGACGCTCTCGCGATCACACCCACGCCCACCGGCTCGGACGTTCCCCTCGACGCCCGCCTTTCCCGGGCGCGCACCCTCTTCGATTCGGGCAAGCACGCCGATCTCTTGGCAGCGCTCCCAGGGCTGCTCGCGGACGCGCACGAGGCCGCCCGGACCCGCTCGGACCTCGCGCATGCCCGCTTGTCCGCCTGTTACAGCCTGGCCGCTCAGGTACTGATCAAGATCGGGCGGTACGACCGAGCACGGCTCACCGCCGACCGGGCCACTGTGTACGCAGACCTCTCCGGTTCTCCGTTGGCGGCCGCAGCCGCGGCCCGGGAGCTGAGCATCGTCCTGCGTCACCAGGACCAAGCCGTCGCCGCGCAACGCCTCATCACTGACGCCGCGATCAAGGTCGAGGCCACCGGCCTGACGACACCGGCGCAAGCTGCGGCCTATGCGCAGATGTTGTGCACCACTTCCTACACCGCAGCACGCGCCGGAGACCGCGATCAGGCACAGGCCATGATTCGCGAGGCCTCCCAAGCCGCGCGCCAACTCCACCAGCAAGTCCCGGCGGGGCGCTTGTTCCCCATCACCCCCGCCGCCGTCAGCCTCTACGAAGTCGGGGTCCACTGGGCGCTCGGCGACGCAGGCGCCGCACTTCAGGCCGGCCGCGCACTGAGCGCGGAGCAGTTCCACACGGCCGAGCGCAAAGGACGGATGCATACCGACCTCGGCCGCGCCTGGTGGCAATGGGGCAAGCCCGAGCAAACCACGCAAGAACTCCTCTCCGCTCTGCGCGTCTCACCGGGCGAGGTGCGCGACCGCCCGGCAATCCGAAAGATCGTCACCGACCTCTCCACGCGGCACCCGCGAGTGAGCGGCGTTCGCGAGCTGGCAGCGGCTATCGGCGTACGGGGCTGA
- a CDS encoding response regulator transcription factor, translating into MSDASEPTGAVEPNAGATGAGAADAGRAGGPATPAGSAGADTPSGAATANDQAGAPDPAGSAPGRHVRVVLVDDHRMFRTGVQAEIGQTERTGVEVVGEAADVDQAVTVITATRPEVVLLDVHLPGGGGVEVLRRCSPLMADAERPVRFLALSVSDAAEDVIGVIRGGARGYVTKTITGTDLVDSIFRVQDGDAVFSPRLAGFVLDAFASTDAPPVDEDLDRLTQREREVLRLIARGYAYKEIAKQLFISVKTVESHVSAVLRKLQLSNRHELTRWATARRLV; encoded by the coding sequence ATGAGCGACGCGAGCGAACCGACCGGAGCGGTCGAGCCGAACGCCGGCGCGACAGGCGCGGGCGCGGCCGACGCGGGCAGGGCCGGCGGCCCTGCCACGCCGGCCGGTTCGGCCGGAGCCGACACGCCCTCAGGGGCCGCCACGGCCAACGACCAGGCGGGCGCCCCCGATCCGGCGGGCTCGGCGCCCGGGCGACACGTACGCGTGGTCCTCGTCGACGACCACCGCATGTTCCGTACGGGAGTCCAGGCGGAGATCGGGCAGACCGAGCGGACCGGTGTCGAGGTGGTCGGAGAGGCGGCGGACGTCGACCAGGCGGTCACGGTCATCACGGCGACCCGGCCCGAGGTCGTCCTCCTCGATGTGCACCTGCCGGGCGGCGGCGGGGTCGAAGTCCTGCGCCGCTGCTCACCGTTGATGGCGGACGCCGAGCGGCCGGTGCGGTTCCTCGCGCTGTCCGTGTCGGACGCCGCGGAGGATGTCATCGGCGTGATCCGCGGCGGAGCGCGTGGCTACGTAACAAAGACGATCACCGGCACGGATCTGGTCGACTCCATCTTCCGAGTCCAGGACGGCGACGCGGTCTTCTCGCCCCGCCTGGCAGGCTTCGTCCTCGACGCCTTCGCCTCCACCGACGCCCCACCTGTGGACGAGGACCTCGACCGCCTCACCCAGCGCGAACGCGAGGTCCTGCGCCTCATCGCCCGCGGGTACGCGTACAAGGAGATCGCCAAGCAGCTGTTCATCTCGGTGAAGACGGTCGAGTCCCACGTCTCGGCGGTCCTGAGGAAACTGCAACTGTCGAACCGGCACGAGCTGACACGGTGGGCTACGGCGCGACGGCTGGTGTGA